In Aegilops tauschii subsp. strangulata cultivar AL8/78 chromosome 3, Aet v6.0, whole genome shotgun sequence, one genomic interval encodes:
- the LOC109776747 gene encoding RING-H2 finger protein ATL66: MAAQEASQALRWRYGDVDDGNFSVRGGRGVPLLATLFAVLVFFVGVCVYLRWVCRRYNTDATLPSSFSYPSSSPSSSAAAPGAPSAVAGLDAAAIAGLPVTPYSRPPSASPGREDDETQCPICLGEFADGERVKALPRCGHCFHPECVDAWLCSHPSCPLCRGSLLADTSTVKIVDASEAV, from the coding sequence ATGGCCGCGCAGGAGGCGTCGCAGGCGCTGCGGTGGCGCTACGGGGACGTGGACGACGGCAACTTCTCCGTGCGCGGCGGCCGCGGCGTGCCGCTGCTCGCGACGCTCTTCGCCGTCCTCGTCTTCTTCGTGGGCGTCTGCGTCTACCTCCGCTGGGTGTGCCGCCGATACAACACCGACGCCACGCTTCCCAGCTCCTTCTCCTACCCCTCCTCGTCCCCGTCTTCCTCCGCTGCGGCGCCCGGTGCCCCCTCCGCGGTGGCTGGCCTCGACGCGGCCGCGATAGCCGGCTTGCCCGTGACGCCGTACAGTCGTCCTCCGTCGGCGTCCCCTGGCCGCGAGGACGACGAGACGCAGTGCCCGATATGCCTCGGCGAGTTCGCGGACGGAGAGAGGGTGAAGGCGCTGCCGCGGTGCGGGCACTGCTTCCACCCAGAGTGCGTGGACGCGTGGCTGTGCTCGCATCCCAGCTGCCCGCTGTGCCGGGGCTCGCTTCTCGCCGACACCTCCACCGTCAAAATTGTGGACGCAAGCGAAGCTGTCTGA